agctgaaaattcatcaaaataatccaaaaaaatgttgatggaaattctcgattttctgtagaaataACCCATTTTCGGTAGGTTGCATGTTTGcatcaaatttctgcttttttcgAATCACTTATTCGTCAGTGATgaattctacattttttaaaaattcattttgggtACTGTTTTAATAAAACTTCAAAGTCTGAATTAATAGCTTCGGCTTCATCTTCGTATTGGCATGGGTATGTATAACTCCGATAATAGGGAACTGAATCCAAATTCAATGGTTCTATTACACGCGTTGTAATGTCATTATCATTATAAGCGCCCAATTTCTTATTCAGTTCGAATGACATAGGGCACACGTATGTTAATCCTGTTTTCGTATCATTGTTGGTTATTTTATCCCACCCTGATAGAGTATCGGTACATAGTTTATCAATTTCTGGGTCAGCTGAGGGATCGTTATGGATTATGATTGCGGCAGCATAATCATCTGTGTAGTCTTGCTCTAACCTCGTATTGATTCGAAAAACTCGGTATAGTATTCTCGGAATTGTTATGACTCGATTGTGTTCAGAAGTTGATAGGAACATTTTTCGGGTTATATTGGCACAGgttgatgttttcatttttaaaacaccacTTACGCCAAAAATCACATCTCCATGCaaatgctacaaaaaaaaaaaaaaaaaaaaaatggacgcGAATGGTGGTTAAATTCAAATGGAAATGTATTCGACTTGGATAACGAAACGAGTTTTCcgaatatgtattttaaattttcaaaaattcactaaaaaatccaaaaatttacttttatttctgaaattttggtaggATATATCAGTGCCAAAGGatccatttttagcaaaatgaaataggtattgGTCAGAACGATATTATAAGAGAAGGTATTGCATGATGAATAGTCTTACCTGAACAGCTGCAACTAAGTAAAGGTCCACTCTCCTCAGATTTCCATCTGCGATGCTTTTCCAAACTGGTATAATGTTCATATGCGAGCAACTGGCAAGCCTAGCAGAGCTTGAGACGAAATACCATAGTGGTATTATTTGTGATCTACTTAAGCAGCCGTAAGGTTGTCCACACGATAAATCAGGGTTTCCTTCGAATAAACCAAGAGGAGCTAAAATGTCctctaaacattttttctgatttccctgaaaaaaataaacactgttgtcaaaatatgtacgtatgtacttatattGCCTCTTCTTcaaatgtataggtaggtaatgagtCAGGATACCTATCGCTATCAACATTAAGTTTCAGTCATATTCTCAAACAAGCAAGTACCTACCTTTGAGTACGAATACACGTCATCGTCACTGAGACCATAATTTTCGCATTCATCTTTCAGATTATTAAATGAGAAATAAAGCAGACCATTCCAACAATTATCAAATTTGGTGCGTTTTCTGTGTTTCAAACATATTATAGCCAGTACTTCGATCCAATAAAACACCTACAAAAACATCGACCaaagaaaattggaaatttacattattgttttaagCTAGGACTCAAGGTTTTTTAATTCGAATCAAACTCACTCACCAGTGTGCGCGATGGGTCTGTGAAGCTGAATTTCACGTTTTTCTCATCTTCGTATTTAATTACAAATCCAGATGCGTTGGCAGATATTGTTTGATTATTAATTtcatatttggaattttttctaatcacctgtaaaaaaaaaaaaaaactgttaagTAATACGTGAGattataaaattcaattcaaatacctacctcaAAGTAAAGGTATAAACCTTCTCTTCTCTCGCTTAGTAAATATATTTGGAATGCAGATGTGGCAATAATGTGAGGGAAAAAAGGGGTTGAAATGCTGGAATTAAATTATGACGATGGCAAGATTGATCAGACACTGACTACTTttaagaaagaaatttttttaatcatcatcatcaacttCGCAGAAATGACTATGTAAGTGTATGTAAGTATTTCCATTCacttagaatttgaatgttccctttttcgtaggtacttattcaaaGTTCTACACGTGATAATAGAGAATAAACGAATAAAGCCTCACCGATTTATAAATATCATAAGTTTTATCCGTCATATTAAGTTTTCCATCTTCaaaataaagctgaaaaaaaagaaaaggcaaatgagtgaaaaaaagagATTAGGCATGGGCGTCATTTCACAATGAAGAAATGTTGATTTCATGGTAGATTATCAACCTCATATCCGATTTCGTACTCATCGTCTTTTGAATCATACAACATCACAGGatcgaatgaattttcacaaaaattccgAATAATGTTTCTCTCGGATTCATTTTCCGCATAAATAAGCCGCGAGAAAACACATCCTTTGGAAAGAGAgatattttcgttgaattgcTCCTCTTGAGGAGTGGAAGCGGAGCATGCGGTTAAATAAGAGGGACATTTTTTGTATCCATTTTCATCATGACAAACGTCGTCTAAGGCTTtggttttcaaattgaaaaataaagctgtaaaaataaaatcaggagTGAGAagtacatttttggattttgaaatgtaggtataaaatgaTAAACTAGGAACCTTTTTTGGACCGAACTTCAGTTACGAATAAGACacacaaaatggaaaaaaacaatggattcattttttcacagctGAATTATTCAGCCTTGCAGAATTTCAAACGGTACAGAAGCGAGCCAATGTATTCAAGCTCTACAAATTGtctgaattttaattcaatttctcCGTTGGTTCAAGATTTatctcaagtaggtaggtattatgaaACTCGAATATTGGAAATGGTTCAATGATTATGAGCCTCATCAGTGaaccagaaaaattaaaatgaacgaAGCAAGAGTCTGATACTATTTAATCATCAATCGATGATTAGCCTATAAAAGTTATGGTAGGTACCCAAAAATATCAACTCGACTAGGCAGAGTGGTTAAGTGGAGTGGATCAATGATGGTTTCcctaaaagtgaaaattgaaaataacattaaatAAGACATTCCTGCCCCACTATTTTTGAAGGAACAGGCTAATTACtgggtattttaattttaccgGTTTTTCTAGTACACATATGCAGCTTTAGAGGCGCAGCTTTACGTATACGTACCTGCTCCAAAATCGAAATTCAACGTTCAAAAAGTAATTCAAACCTAAGAAAAAacccattattttttcaaacaaaaaaaaaatcaaattttgagatacaCTGAACGTACGTATAATCTTCAAGGTCACGTCGAATTTCTAAcactatttcaaattttcaacttaggAGCTCGACTTATCGGCCAGCCGGatttaccttacctacctacttcattttaaCCAGATTTAGAGTTTCAAgtatgaaattcatttttgaaaactcctaaatgaaggtaaaaattcaaaaacttttttcaaaattaaaaaaaatcttccatggaaacaaagtaggtaggtaggtaggtacttacaacttgaggtgtcacactccgatttgaacgggaccgcgatttttggaaagatcatagtctaaaaccaccaaaaccaaattttcagctacccaagttcatttttcgatttttggcgaatttttgaaaattcaatattgactgcttttggcgatttatgcttttttttaaaaagtacgtacttaatcagtaaaaatagtcaaaataagtcccaaaactaatattaattacccaaatccaaattttaccatttccagccattctggagcctccagcgcgaatttttaatttctctagaattttgaatttgctccagaaggcgtgaatttGCAGTGCCtccccaatccaaatttcacaatttccgtccattctggagcctccagcgcgatttttcaatttctccagaattttgaatttgctccagaaggctgaatttgcagttgggcagctaaaaatcgagttgtatattacactcgactaGTTTAACAagcttatccacatttgagccgattttgagagtgacacctcaaaagtggctttttgaccagcattttccaaaattaaaaaatcaaaaaaatcaaaagtttcccgtttgtgtggaaatttttgaaattcacgcgaatcgctgtattttgtccaaaactaacccccaaaattctaatttcacaattttcagctattctggagcctccagcgcgatttttcaatttctccagaattttgaatttgctccagaaggcgtgaatttGCAgtcgggcagctgaaaattgagttgtgtattatactcgacctgtttaacgagcttatctacatttgagccgattttgtgAGTGACACCTAAACagttgttttttgaccagctttttttcaaaattgaaaaatccaaaaaatcaaaagataaccgtttgtgaggaaatttttgaaattcacgcgaatcgctgtattttgtccgtaactagcctcccaaatccaaatttcacaatttccgtccattctggagcctccagcgcgatttttcgatttctccagaattttgaatttgctccagaagggtGAATTTGCagctgggcagctaaaaatcgagttgtgtattatactcgacctttttaacgagtttatccacatttgaaccgattttgagagtgacgcctcaagagtggttttttgagatgtcactctcgctccaaaacggctggaaatggtagaatttgcgctccaggggttagttcttgaagcaATACAGCAATTcccgcaaatttcaaaaattttctcataaacaGTTATCTTTTggctttttggattttttaattttgaaaaaagctggtcaaaaaccactcttgaggtgtcactcccaaaattggctcaaatgtggataaaatcgttaaacaggtcgagtataatacacaactcgatttttagctgcccaactgcatattcacgccttctggagcaaattcaaaattctggagaaattgaaaaatcgcgcaggaggctccagaatggctggaaattgtgaaatttggatttggggtgctagttacggacaaaatacagcgattcgcgtgaatttcaaaaatttcctcaccaacggttatcttttgattttttaattttggaaaaaagctggtcaaaaaacaactGTTGAGacgtgtcactcccaaaattggctcaaatgtagataaactcgttaaacaggtcgagtataatacccaactcgatttttagctgcccaacttcatattcacgccttctggagaaaatttaaaattctggagaaattgaaaaatcgcgctggaggctccagaatggctgaaaattgcgaaatttgaatttgggtaattaatattagttttgggacttattttgaccatttttattgatcaagtacgtacttttttttttaaaaaaaaaaacataaatcgtcaaaaacagtcaattttgaattttcaaaaattgaccaaaaatcgaaaaatgaacttgtgcagctgaaaatttggttttgggggtttcaaACTATgccctttccaaaaatcgtgttCCCGTTcgaatcggagtgtgacacctcaagaggttcccttgtgagttaTTTAGacagaaaattacaaatttccatttttgaaactttttttttgagcagtaatataaaatctccaaaaattatgGACTAGTTTTAggcttaaaattattcaaatctgCTCTATAAACATTTTCGTTGAGATActttaatttttcttgaaatatgaACTGTTTTACGTGACAGGCTTCCAAAAATCACCttttatgacccaattttggactaaaaattcttcaaaccaAATCATAAATATTCTGATGGAAATTATTGATTAGGTAccttgatcaaattttggactcaaaattctttaataaTATTCAAAAGACGTTTTCGTTAAAATCCTAGAACTTTTCACGAATTCTGacctatttcattttgattgtctttttcaaaaattccaaaaatcacgattcAAGTGACCAcaactttgagctgaaaaattttcaaaatacatccaaaaaatgatgaaggaaattcttaattttctgtcgaaattttaacccatttttggTAGGCTGCATGTTTAcatcaaatttctgcttttttaaaaattcattttgggtAGGTATTGTTTAGTAaatattcaaagtttgaattaaTAATGTCAGCCGCATCTTCGTATTCGCATGGATATGAAAAACCCCGAGAATAGGGAACCGCATCCAAATTCAATGGTTCTATCGAACGCGTCGTTATGTCAGCATAAGCGCCCAATTTCTTATTCAGTTCGAATGACATAGGGCACACGTATGTTAATCCTGTTTTCGTATCATTGCTGGTTATTTTATCCCATCCTGATAGAGTATCTGTACATAGTTTATCAGTTTCTGGGTCAGCAGCAGGATCATTATGAATTATGATTGTGGCAGCGTAATCATCTGTATCGTCTTGGTCTAATCTCGtatcaattcgaaaaattctgtATATTATTCTCGGAATGGTTATAACTCGATTGTGTTCAGAAGTTGATAGGAAGATTTTTCGGGTTACATTGGTACAGgttgatgttttcatttttaaaacgccACTCACGCCAAAAAGCACATTTCCATCCAagtactacaaaaaaaataaaaaattggacgCGAATagtggttaaaattttcaaattggtggTATTCATCGTTTTGGATGACTTTTCCacatttaggtacatatttaaaattttcacaaattcactaaaaatccaaaaatcgagCGTaggttctgaaatttttgtaggataTGCTGTTTCGATGAAGGacccatttttagcaaaataaaatGGGTATTAGTCAAAACAATATTATAAGAGAAGGTATTGCATGATTTACCCGAACAGTTGCAACTAAGTAAAGGTCAACTCTCCTTAGATTTCCTTCCGCGATGCTTTTCCAAACAGGTATGATGTTCATATGCGAGCAACTGGCCAGCTTAGCTGAGCTTGAGACGAAATACCACAATGGTATCATTTGCGATCTAACTAAGCAGCCGTAAGGTTGTCCACACGATAAATCAGGATTTCCTTCGAATAAAGCAGGAGGAGCTAAAATGttctttaaacattttttttgatttttctgagaaaaataaaCATCTTTGTCACAATATGTGTCTAATTTAATTTGCCTCTCTTTGAAATGAATAGGTAATGAGTCAGGGTTACCTATCACTATCAACATTGAGTTTCAATCATATTCTAAAACAAGCAAGCACCTACCTTAGAGTACGAGTACACATCATCGTAACTTAGCCCATAATTTTCGCATTCATCTTTCACATTATTAAATGAGAAATCATACAGGTCAGTAAATTTGGTGCGCTTTCTGTGTTTCGAACATTTTATAGCCAGAACTTCTATCCAATAAAAAACctagaaaaaaatcgaccaaataaaattgaaaatttactttattgTTTTAAGCTAGGGCTCGaggtttttaaaattcgaatcaaATAATTCATTCATTACCAGCGTTCGTGATCCGTctgtgaaattgaatttcacgtTTTTCTCATCTTCGTATTTAATTACAAATCCAGATGCGTTGAGAGTTATTGTTTGATTCTCAATTTCATATTTGGACTTTTTTCTAAtcacctacaaaaaaaaaaaaaagaataggtactcgagattataaaattcaattcaaatacagtaaaagctcgttataacgctttcggttaTAACGCAGATTTCGTtatataacgctgatttcctcCGGCCCTTatagacaaccccatttaaagcaatgtaaaattaatcgcgaaataacgctcatgagcgattataaatcgcgttttaacgctctaaaattcaggaaaaatcaaatttttttcataattttaacaacaaaaaagaTAATACTCGagataataaaattcaattcaaataaaaCATAAATCTTCTCTTCTCGCTAAGTAAATatatttgaaatacctacagatgtggcaaaattttgagggaaaaaagggGTTGAAATGCTGGAATGATAACGATAGCAAGATTGGCCAGACACTGGGCTACTTttaagaaagaaatttttttagtcatcATCATCAACTTCGCAGAAATGACtacctatgtaagtacatatttccatTCATCTTAGAATTCGAATCTTCCCTTTTTCGCATTCAAAGTTTCTCACTCACATGATAATAGAGAATAAACGAATAAACCCTCACCGATTTATAATTATCATAGGTTTTATCCGtcatattaatttttccatcttcaaaataaagctgaaaaaaaaacaaaaggcaaataagtaaaatttaaaagagATTAGGCATGGGCATCATTTCACAATGAAGAAATGTTGATTTCATGATAGATTATCAACCTCATATCCGATTTCGTACTCATCGTCTTTTGAATCATACAACATCACGGGatcgaatgaattttcacaaaaatttcgaataatgtTCCTCTCCGATTCATTTTCCGCATAGATGAGTCGCGAGAAAACACATCCTTTGGAAAGAGAgatattttcgttgaattgcTTCTCTTGAGGAGTGGACGCAGGACACGCGGTTAAATAAGGAGGACATTTTTTGTCACCGTTTTCATGACAAACGTCGTCTAAGGCTCtggttttcaaattgaaaagtaaagctgtaaaaataaaatcaggagTGAGaagtatttttggattttgaaatgtaggtataaaataataaactaggtacctacctttttttgaccaaacttcAGTTACGAAGACacacaaaatggaaaaaattaatggattcatttttttacagctgaattctgtactccaatgcaaaaaggatggaagtcatatgacctggcataaggaaaggaggttagtgtgttcagtgcagttttgagaaacaggaatttcaaattttgaactgaaaagtttaaaatctctgtttctcaaaactgcactgaacacactaacctcctttccttatgccaggtcataggacttccatcctttttgcattgggGTACAGAATTATTCAGCCTTGCAGAATTTCAAACGGTACAGAAGCGAGCTAATGTACCAATTCAAGCTCGACAAATTGTCTaaatttcaagtccattttCTCTGTTGGTTCGAAATTTATCTCAAGTAGGTATTATGAAACTCGAATATTGGAAATGGTTCAATCATTATGACTTTTTGAGCCTCACCAGTGaaccagaaaaattaaaaatgaacgaaGCAAGAGACTGATAATATTTAATTATCAATCGATGGTTAGTTATTATTTTAACCGGAATTTCTAGTTCGATCACATGCAGCTTTAGAGGcagctataggtacatatactatTTATATACGTACCTGCTCCAACATCGAAATTCaacgttcaaaaaataattcaaacccAAGAAGAAACCATCatcattctttcaaaaaaaagtcaaattttgagaaacactaaacgtaggtataattttcgAGGTCATGTCgaatttttaacacttttccAAATTACATATTAACTTGAGAGCTCGATTTTTTGGCCTGTCAGATTTTATCTTACCTACTTACATCATTCTAACCGATTTTTAGAGTTTCAAGTatgaaattcacttttgaaaccCCCTACAATATTTCAgctcatttcattaaaaaacaaacaaacatacAAAATTATCCCACAggaattattgaaataaataagtaaGATATTCTATGATTGAATCGAGATTgatttctagtcgttttgggGAAATatggaattcttgaaaattctattTCACTCTGAAAGGTTCAAAATGACAC
This region of Planococcus citri chromosome 5, ihPlaCitr1.1, whole genome shotgun sequence genomic DNA includes:
- the LOC135848554 gene encoding uncharacterized protein LOC135848554 isoform X1, which produces MNPLFFSILCVLFVTEVRSKKALFFNLKTKALDDVCHDENGYKKCPSYLTACSASTPQEEQFNENISLSKGCVFSRLIYAENESERNIIRNFCENSFDPVMLYDSKDDEYEIGYELYFEDGKLNMTDKTYDIYKSVIRKNSKYEINNQTISANASGFVIKYEDEKNVKFSFTDPSRTLVFYWIEVLAIICLKHRKRTKFDNCWNGLLYFSFNNLKDECENYGLSDDDVYSYSKGNQKKCLEDILAPLGLFEGNPDLSCGQPYGCLSRSQIIPLWYFVSSSARLASCSHMNIIPVWKSIADGNLRRVDLYLVAAVQHLHGDVIFGVSGVLKMKTSTCANITRKMFLSTSEHNRVITIPRILYRVFRINTRLEQDYTDDYAAAIIIHNDPSADPEIDKLCTDTLSGWDKITNNDTKTGLTYVCPMSFELNKKLGAYNDNDITTRVIEPLNLDSVPYYRSYTYPCQYEDEAEAINSDFEVLLKQYPK
- the LOC135848554 gene encoding uncharacterized protein LOC135848554 isoform X3 — protein: MNPLFFSILCVLFVTEVRSKKALFFNLKTKALDDVCHDENGYKKCPSYLTACSASTPQEEQFNENISLSKGCVFSRLIYAENESERNIIRNFCENSFDPVMLYDSKDDEYEIGYELYFEDGKLNMTDKTYDIYKSVIRKNSKYEINNQTISANASGFVIKYEDEKNVKFSFTDPSRTLVFYWIEVLAIICLKHRKRTKFDNCWNGLLYFSFNNLKDECENYGLSDDDVYSYSKGNQKKCLEDILAPLGLFEGNPDLSCGQPYGCLSRSQIIPLWYFVSSSARLASCSHMNIIPVWKSIADGNLRRVDLYLVAAVQVVKGQISLVLFNECIVCYALCC
- the LOC135847519 gene encoding uncharacterized protein LOC135847519; translation: MLYDSKDDEYEIGYELYFEDGKINMTDKTYDNYKSVIRKKSKYEIENQTITLNASGFVIKYEDEKNVKFNFTDGSRTLVFYWIEVLAIKCSKHRKRTKFTDLYDFSFNNVKDECENYGLSYDDVYSYSKKNQKKCLKNILAPPALFEGNPDLSCGQPYGCLVRSQMIPLWYFVSSSAKLASCSHMNIIPVWKSIAEGNLRRVDLYLVATVRYLDGNVLFGVSGVLKMKTSTCTNVTRKIFLSTSEHNRVITIPRIIYRIFRIDTRLDQDDTDDYAATIIIHNDPAADPETDKLCTDTLSGWDKITSNDTKTGLTYVCPMSFELNKKLGAYADITTRSIEPLNLDAVPYSRGFSYPCEYEDAADIINSNFEYLLNNTYPK